The following coding sequences lie in one Mesorhizobium sp. NZP2298 genomic window:
- a CDS encoding VOC family protein encodes MTIDDPFRHASLGSGVFYRDPRAALAWLEAAFGFEPSMVVTDAAGKLVHSEMRFGDCYIIVDSEWSDYVASPASVSGKNTQSVYVRLVGALDAHCEQARASGAEIIQEPADQFYGERQYRARDPEGHVWTFTQPSCSVSREEAERLSGLRIDGWHR; translated from the coding sequence ATGACGATCGACGACCCGTTCAGGCACGCAAGTCTGGGTTCCGGCGTCTTCTACAGGGATCCCCGCGCAGCGCTGGCATGGCTCGAAGCGGCTTTCGGCTTTGAGCCCAGCATGGTGGTGACCGATGCCGCGGGAAAGCTCGTCCACTCCGAGATGCGGTTCGGCGATTGCTACATCATCGTCGATTCCGAATGGAGCGATTATGTCGCGAGTCCTGCATCGGTGTCGGGCAAGAACACGCAGTCGGTCTATGTCAGGCTCGTGGGCGCGCTGGATGCGCATTGCGAGCAGGCGCGCGCGAGCGGCGCCGAAATAATCCAGGAGCCGGCGGATCAGTTCTACGGCGAACGCCAGTATCGGGCGCGCGATCCCGAGGGTCATGTCTGGACCTTCACTCAGCCCAGCTGTTCCGTTTCCCGCGAAGAGGCCGAGCGGCTGAGTGGCCTGCGCATCGACGGCTGGCACCGTTAG
- a CDS encoding hemolysin family protein: protein MNDKPETAARPDAGSAPKASDTSEEGSSPSTITPGVANTGSAAGESSPAGPSLFDRVLGLFRQRNGTSLREEIAGALAETASDVESFSPGERAMLNNILRLREVRVEDVMVPRADIEAVEIATTLGDLLGTFEQSGHSRMPVYSETLDDPRGMVHIRDVLAHITKLARVKKGRTTRKTPVATQLDLAQVDLARTIGELNLIRQVLFVPPSMLASDLMGRMQTTRTQMALVIDEYGGTDGLVSLEDIVEMVVGDIEDEHDDDEPMITQAGDGVFIVDGKAEIDDVAKMIGEDFAAGEHGEYVDTIGGMIFNTLGRVPTRGEVVQAIPGFEFHVLDADPRRVKRVRIVQSQKGERRRRATARTEQA, encoded by the coding sequence ATGAACGACAAACCAGAGACTGCCGCCCGCCCCGACGCCGGCAGTGCGCCCAAGGCTTCCGATACGTCGGAAGAGGGATCAAGTCCGAGTACCATTACCCCTGGTGTTGCCAACACCGGCAGCGCTGCCGGCGAGTCTTCGCCTGCCGGCCCCTCCCTGTTCGACCGCGTTTTGGGCCTGTTCAGGCAACGCAACGGCACCAGCCTGCGTGAGGAAATCGCCGGCGCGCTGGCCGAGACGGCTAGCGACGTCGAATCCTTCTCGCCTGGCGAGCGCGCCATGCTCAACAACATCCTGCGGCTGCGCGAGGTGCGCGTCGAGGACGTCATGGTGCCGCGCGCCGACATCGAGGCGGTCGAGATCGCCACAACGCTCGGCGACCTCTTGGGCACCTTCGAGCAGTCCGGCCATTCCCGCATGCCGGTCTATTCCGAGACGCTCGACGATCCGCGCGGCATGGTCCATATCCGCGACGTGCTGGCCCACATCACCAAGCTCGCGCGCGTCAAGAAGGGCCGCACGACCAGAAAGACCCCCGTCGCCACGCAACTGGATCTCGCTCAGGTCGACCTCGCACGCACCATCGGCGAGCTCAATCTGATCCGCCAGGTTCTGTTCGTGCCACCATCGATGCTTGCTTCCGACCTGATGGGCCGCATGCAGACGACGCGCACGCAGATGGCGCTGGTCATCGACGAATATGGCGGCACCGACGGACTTGTGTCGCTCGAGGATATTGTCGAGATGGTCGTCGGCGACATCGAGGACGAGCATGACGATGATGAGCCGATGATCACCCAGGCCGGGGACGGCGTGTTCATCGTCGACGGCAAGGCCGAGATCGACGACGTCGCCAAGATGATCGGCGAGGACTTCGCGGCAGGCGAGCACGGCGAGTATGTCGACACCATTGGCGGCATGATCTTCAACACGCTCGGTCGCGTGCCGACGCGTGGCGAGGTGGTACAGGCCATTCCGGGCTTCGAGTTCCATGTGCTCGATGCAGATCCGCGCCGCGTCAAGCGCGTGCGCATCGTGCAGAGCCAGAAGGGCGAGCGCCGCCGGCGGGCCACGGCGCGCACCGAACAAGCCTGA
- the miaB gene encoding tRNA (N6-isopentenyl adenosine(37)-C2)-methylthiotransferase MiaB, with amino-acid sequence MDLNTIESDDIGTVAGQPASLATAAKKVFIKTYGCQMNVYDSQRMTDALAADGYTATDAIGEADLVLLNTCHIREKAAEKVYSELGRIRDMKAERAIAGRELLIGVAGCVAQAEGAEIIRRSPAVDLVIGPQTYHRLPDVLARVRGGEKIVETDYAIEDKFEHLPQPKRAEVIKRGVTAFLTVQEGCDKFCTFCVVPYTRGSEVSRPVAQIVAEAERLAEAGVREVTLLGQNVNAWHGQGGNGEEWGLGRLLFRLAEIPGLARLRYTTSHPRDMDDELIAAHRDLPSLMPYLHLPVQSGSDRILKLMNRRHTARDYLALLDRIRAARPDIALSGDFIVGFPGETEADFEATMELVRQVNYASAFSFKYSPRPGTPGADMPDHVPETIKDERLQRLQALLLKQQQDFGLSLVGSTIDTLIEKPGRQAGQKVGRSPWLQPVIVDEKAGEIGDIIQVRITKTGYNSLFAELA; translated from the coding sequence ATGGACTTGAACACGATTGAAAGCGACGACATCGGCACGGTGGCCGGACAGCCGGCATCGCTCGCCACGGCAGCGAAGAAGGTCTTCATCAAGACCTATGGCTGCCAGATGAACGTCTATGACTCCCAGCGCATGACCGACGCGCTGGCCGCCGACGGCTATACCGCGACCGATGCCATCGGCGAGGCCGATCTGGTGCTGCTCAACACCTGCCATATCAGGGAGAAGGCGGCCGAAAAGGTCTATTCCGAGCTCGGCCGCATCCGCGACATGAAGGCGGAGCGCGCCATTGCCGGCCGCGAACTGCTGATCGGTGTCGCCGGCTGCGTGGCGCAGGCCGAGGGTGCGGAGATCATCAGGCGTTCGCCGGCCGTCGACCTTGTTATCGGGCCGCAGACCTATCACCGCCTGCCCGACGTGCTGGCTAGAGTGCGCGGCGGCGAGAAGATCGTCGAGACCGACTACGCCATCGAGGACAAGTTCGAACACCTGCCACAGCCCAAGCGCGCCGAGGTGATCAAGCGCGGTGTCACCGCCTTCCTCACCGTGCAGGAAGGCTGCGACAAGTTCTGCACCTTCTGCGTCGTGCCCTATACCAGGGGCTCGGAAGTTTCGCGGCCGGTGGCGCAGATCGTCGCGGAAGCCGAGCGCCTGGCCGAAGCTGGCGTGCGTGAGGTGACGCTGCTTGGCCAGAACGTCAATGCCTGGCACGGCCAGGGCGGGAACGGCGAGGAGTGGGGCCTTGGCCGGCTGCTGTTCCGGCTGGCTGAAATCCCCGGCCTGGCCCGGCTGCGCTACACCACCAGCCACCCGCGCGACATGGATGACGAACTGATCGCGGCCCACCGCGACCTGCCGTCGCTGATGCCTTATCTGCATCTGCCGGTGCAATCGGGCTCCGACCGCATCCTGAAATTGATGAACCGCAGGCACACGGCCAGGGATTATCTGGCGTTGCTCGATCGCATCCGCGCCGCGCGCCCCGATATCGCCTTGTCCGGTGACTTCATCGTCGGCTTCCCCGGCGAGACGGAAGCCGATTTCGAGGCGACCATGGAACTGGTGCGCCAGGTGAACTACGCTTCGGCCTTCTCGTTCAAATATTCGCCGCGCCCGGGCACGCCGGGCGCCGACATGCCTGATCATGTGCCGGAAACGATCAAGGACGAGCGCTTGCAGCGCCTGCAGGCACTGCTGCTGAAACAGCAGCAGGATTTCGGCTTGAGCCTTGTCGGCAGCACCATCGACACGCTGATCGAGAAGCCTGGCCGCCAGGCTGGTCAGAAGGTCGGCCGCTCACCTTGGCTGCAGCCCGTTATTGTTGATGAAAAGGCCGGCGAAATCGGTGACATTATCCAGGTGCGAATCACGAAGACGGGCTACAACAGCCTGTTCGCCGAGTTGGCCTGA
- a CDS encoding helix-turn-helix domain-containing protein, whose product MTEENKKKPNPIDIHVGSRVRLRRNMLGMSQEKLGENLGITFQQIQKYEKGTNRVGASRLQAIASILGVPVAFFFEDAPGQEPTANRGFAEDASMAFAVEFCGSPEGLQLNRAFVKIADVKVRRRIIDLVKSLAADDLD is encoded by the coding sequence ATGACAGAAGAAAACAAGAAAAAACCGAATCCCATCGACATCCACGTTGGAAGTCGCGTCCGGCTTCGGCGCAACATGCTCGGAATGAGCCAGGAGAAGCTGGGCGAGAATCTCGGCATCACATTTCAACAGATCCAGAAATATGAAAAGGGCACCAACCGCGTCGGCGCCAGCCGCCTGCAGGCGATTGCCTCCATACTCGGCGTGCCCGTCGCCTTCTTTTTCGAGGATGCGCCGGGCCAGGAGCCCACGGCCAATCGTGGCTTTGCCGAGGATGCGTCGATGGCTTTCGCCGTGGAATTCTGCGGCAGTCCCGAAGGCCTTCAACTCAACCGGGCCTTCGTCAAGATCGCCGACGTCAAGGTACGCCGCAGGATCATCGATCTGGTGAAGTCGCTCGCCGCGGACGACCTCGACTGA
- the lnt gene encoding apolipoprotein N-acyltransferase gives MERLAGRIILLWGWRRALVAFLAGALTVLGQAPYDFFAACFISFPVLVWLLDGATGEASGSLFRRLRPAFAVGWWFGFGYFLAGLWWIGSALLVEADDFAWALPFAVVGIPFALAFFYGFATMVARLLWSSDIGRIAALAFGFGLTEWLRGFLFTGFPWNAIGYAAMPVPLLMQSVSVTGMIGMNALAVFLFSLPALLAARRHLRLGAALFILLAAAHVGFGYVRLAAPEKPAQRSLDVRIVQPAVDLSEKWDASVRDRIFATLLGLSAKAPDPGHGKPQLILWPETSVPFLFTERPDALTALGDMLADGQMLIAGVVREEGGSAAADSRYYNSVVAIDDKGEITDAVDKVHLVPFGEYLPFADLLNRFGIAQLVAGPVTFAAGNERHAITLPGGIRALPFICYEVIFPDLVAVDAPSAQLIVNVTNDAWFGDTPGPYQHFRQAQIRAVENGLPLLRAANNGISAVVDPHGRIVDALAIDARGAIDVKVPISGQTVVSSGQRRINGMLIMLLFAVVGVLLNVRQRLRVN, from the coding sequence ATGGAGCGCCTTGCCGGCCGGATAATTCTGCTTTGGGGTTGGCGGCGCGCGCTCGTGGCCTTTCTTGCCGGAGCGCTGACGGTGCTTGGGCAGGCGCCCTATGATTTCTTCGCAGCCTGCTTCATCTCGTTTCCGGTGCTGGTCTGGCTGCTTGATGGCGCGACGGGCGAAGCCTCCGGCAGCCTGTTCCGGCGCCTGCGGCCGGCCTTCGCCGTCGGCTGGTGGTTCGGTTTCGGCTATTTCCTCGCCGGTCTCTGGTGGATCGGCTCGGCGCTGCTGGTCGAGGCCGATGATTTTGCCTGGGCGCTTCCCTTCGCCGTGGTCGGTATTCCCTTCGCTCTCGCCTTTTTCTATGGCTTCGCAACGATGGTTGCCCGCCTGCTGTGGAGCAGCGATATCGGCCGCATTGCCGCCTTGGCCTTCGGCTTCGGGCTGACGGAGTGGCTGCGCGGCTTCCTGTTCACCGGTTTTCCCTGGAATGCGATCGGTTACGCGGCAATGCCCGTGCCTCTCCTGATGCAGAGCGTCTCGGTGACCGGCATGATCGGTATGAATGCGCTTGCCGTGTTCCTTTTTTCGCTGCCCGCGTTGCTGGCGGCGCGCCGGCATCTTCGCCTGGGCGCGGCGCTGTTCATCCTGCTTGCTGCGGCCCATGTCGGGTTCGGCTATGTCAGGCTTGCCGCTCCTGAAAAGCCGGCGCAGCGCAGCCTTGATGTCCGCATCGTCCAGCCTGCCGTCGACCTGTCGGAAAAATGGGACGCCTCGGTGCGCGATCGCATCTTCGCTACCTTGCTGGGCCTGTCCGCCAAGGCGCCGGACCCCGGTCACGGTAAGCCGCAACTCATTCTTTGGCCGGAAACCTCGGTGCCATTCCTCTTCACCGAGCGTCCAGATGCGCTGACGGCGCTGGGCGACATGCTGGCCGATGGCCAGATGCTGATCGCCGGCGTCGTTCGCGAGGAAGGCGGCTCCGCGGCCGCCGACAGCCGTTATTACAATTCCGTGGTGGCGATCGACGACAAGGGCGAAATCACCGATGCCGTCGATAAGGTCCATCTGGTGCCGTTCGGCGAATACCTGCCTTTCGCCGACCTGCTCAACCGTTTCGGCATCGCACAGCTTGTTGCTGGGCCGGTGACGTTCGCAGCCGGCAACGAGCGGCACGCCATCACGCTGCCTGGCGGCATCCGAGCCCTGCCATTTATTTGTTATGAGGTGATCTTTCCGGATCTTGTGGCGGTTGACGCTCCGTCAGCGCAGCTTATTGTGAACGTTACCAATGATGCCTGGTTTGGGGACACGCCAGGACCTTATCAGCATTTCAGACAAGCCCAGATTCGCGCGGTGGAGAATGGATTGCCCTTGCTGCGTGCTGCCAACAACGGCATTTCGGCCGTCGTCGATCCACACGGACGCATCGTCGATGCGCTGGCGATCGACGCGCGCGGCGCCATCGATGTGAAGGTGCCGATTTCCGGACAGACGGTCGTTTCCTCGGGCCAGCGGCGCATTAACGGAATGCTGATCATGTTGCTGTTTGCGGTGGTGGGGGTGCTGCTGAACGTAAGGCAAAGGCTACGGGTGAATTGA
- the metK gene encoding methionine adenosyltransferase: protein MTRQNYFFTSESVAEGHPDKVCDRISDEIVDLVYREAKKTGMDPWKVRVACETLATTNRVVIAGEVRVPETLLKKDKAGNILKDAAGHPVVNPAKFKSVARKAIREIGYEQAGFHWKTAKIEVLLHGQSPDIGQGVDNAADRQGEEGAGDQGIMFGYACRETPDLMPAPIYYSHKILELLAAARHENNGEAGKLGPDAKSQVTVRYIDGKAAEATQIVLSTQHLDATWDSKKVRKVVEPYIREALGDLKIADDCMWYINPTGKFVIGGPDGDAGLTGRKIIVDTYGGAAPHGGGAFSGKDTTKVDRSAAYAARYLAKNVVAAKLADRCTIQLSYAIGVAQPLSVYVDLHGTGKVDEAKLEEALRSVMDLSPSGIRRHLDLNKPIYAKTSSYGHFGRKAGRDGSFSWEKTDLAKALKDAVAA, encoded by the coding sequence GTGACGCGGCAGAATTACTTCTTTACCTCGGAGTCCGTTGCCGAGGGCCATCCCGACAAAGTCTGTGACCGGATCTCCGACGAAATTGTCGATCTGGTTTATCGTGAGGCCAAGAAGACCGGCATGGACCCATGGAAAGTGCGTGTCGCCTGCGAGACGCTGGCGACCACCAACCGTGTCGTCATCGCCGGCGAAGTGCGCGTCCCCGAGACGCTGCTGAAGAAGGACAAGGCAGGCAATATCCTCAAGGACGCGGCCGGTCACCCGGTCGTGAATCCGGCGAAGTTCAAATCCGTCGCCCGCAAGGCGATCCGCGAGATCGGCTACGAGCAGGCCGGCTTCCACTGGAAGACAGCCAAGATCGAGGTTCTCCTGCACGGCCAGTCGCCGGATATCGGCCAGGGCGTCGACAACGCCGCCGACCGCCAGGGCGAGGAAGGTGCCGGCGACCAGGGCATCATGTTCGGCTATGCCTGCCGCGAGACACCGGACCTGATGCCGGCGCCGATCTACTACAGCCACAAGATCCTCGAATTGCTGGCCGCCGCCCGTCACGAAAACAACGGCGAGGCCGGCAAGCTCGGACCGGACGCCAAGAGCCAGGTCACCGTCCGCTACATCGACGGCAAGGCCGCCGAGGCAACGCAGATCGTGCTGTCGACACAGCATCTCGATGCGACCTGGGATTCCAAGAAAGTCCGCAAGGTCGTCGAACCCTATATCCGCGAGGCGCTTGGTGATCTCAAGATTGCCGACGATTGCATGTGGTACATCAACCCGACCGGCAAGTTCGTCATCGGCGGCCCGGACGGTGATGCCGGCCTCACCGGCCGCAAGATCATCGTCGACACCTATGGCGGCGCGGCACCGCATGGCGGCGGCGCGTTCTCCGGCAAGGATACCACCAAGGTCGACCGTTCGGCCGCCTATGCGGCGCGCTACCTGGCCAAGAATGTCGTGGCGGCGAAGCTTGCCGACCGCTGCACCATCCAGCTTTCCTACGCCATTGGTGTGGCCCAGCCGCTGTCGGTCTACGTCGACCTGCACGGTACCGGCAAGGTCGACGAGGCAAAGCTCGAGGAAGCGCTGCGCAGCGTGATGGACCTGTCACCATCCGGCATCCGCCGGCATCTCGACCTCAACAAGCCGATCTACGCCAAGACGTCGTCCTACGGTCATTTCGGCCGCAAGGCCGGCCGTGACGGGTCTTTCTCCTGGGAGAAGACCGATCTCGCCAAGGCGCTCAAGGATGCTGTCGCGGCCTGA
- the ybeY gene encoding rRNA maturation RNase YbeY, with the protein MPEDNLSGDGSPSVSVDIDISVEAGDWPDEASLTRLVDRAVDAAFAETGVAGRSELSVVFSDDAHIRTLNAGWRGKDKPTNVLSFPAFPPVPGGPLPPMLGDIVLAAETVTREAALEDKPLENHITHLVVHGLLHLLGYDHETDAEAEAMEAIERAALARLAIPDPYA; encoded by the coding sequence ATGCCTGAGGACAATTTATCCGGCGACGGGAGCCCTTCGGTGTCCGTCGACATCGATATATCGGTCGAAGCGGGCGACTGGCCCGATGAGGCAAGCCTGACGCGGCTGGTCGATCGGGCGGTTGATGCTGCTTTCGCCGAGACCGGCGTGGCTGGTCGTTCCGAGCTCAGCGTCGTTTTTTCCGACGACGCCCATATCCGTACGCTCAATGCCGGCTGGCGCGGCAAGGACAAACCCACCAACGTCCTGTCTTTCCCGGCTTTTCCGCCCGTGCCCGGCGGCCCACTGCCGCCGATGCTGGGCGATATCGTGCTTGCCGCCGAGACAGTGACGCGCGAGGCGGCACTGGAAGACAAGCCCCTGGAGAACCATATCACCCATCTCGTCGTCCATGGCCTGCTGCATTTGCTGGGCTATGATCACGAGACCGACGCCGAGGCCGAGGCGATGGAAGCCATCGAGCGCGCAGCCCTTGCAAGGCTTGCCATTCCCGATCCCTACGCGTAA
- a CDS encoding PhoH family protein has translation MAHIVLTFDNNKLASALYGQFDENLARLEQKLGVDIRSRGNQLTIKGSASAAEQARRALDNLYGILQKGVDIGQSDVDGAVRMAVAADDQLTLPTLERKGKVSAAQIATRKKTIYARSLNQDAYMRALERSELVFGIGPAGTGKTYLAVAHAAMLLERGMVERIILSRPAVEAGERLGFLPGDMKEKVDPYLRPLYDALYDMMPADKVERAIAAEVIEIAPLAFMRGRTLAHAAVILDEAQNTTPMQMKMFLTRLGENSRMIVTGDPTQIDLPPSTKSGLVEALRVLDGVAGAVTVRFNDVDVVRHPLVAEIVRAYDRDAKLARGLGAEN, from the coding sequence ATGGCGCACATCGTTCTGACTTTCGACAACAACAAGCTTGCCAGCGCCCTTTACGGTCAGTTCGACGAGAACCTCGCCCGGCTCGAGCAGAAGCTCGGCGTCGATATCCGCTCGCGCGGCAACCAGCTGACCATCAAGGGGTCAGCTTCGGCCGCCGAGCAGGCACGCCGCGCCTTGGACAATCTCTACGGGATTCTGCAGAAAGGCGTCGATATCGGCCAGTCCGATGTCGACGGTGCCGTGCGCATGGCGGTCGCCGCCGACGATCAGCTGACGCTGCCGACGCTGGAGCGCAAGGGCAAGGTCTCCGCCGCCCAGATCGCCACCCGCAAGAAGACCATCTATGCCCGCTCGTTGAACCAGGACGCCTATATGCGGGCGCTCGAGCGCTCCGAACTGGTATTCGGCATCGGTCCGGCCGGCACCGGCAAGACCTATCTGGCGGTGGCGCATGCGGCGATGCTGCTCGAGCGCGGCATGGTCGAGCGCATCATTCTGTCGCGGCCGGCCGTCGAGGCCGGCGAGCGGCTGGGCTTCCTGCCCGGCGACATGAAGGAGAAGGTCGATCCTTATCTGCGGCCGCTCTACGATGCGCTTTACGACATGATGCCGGCCGACAAGGTCGAGCGCGCCATTGCCGCCGAAGTCATCGAAATCGCACCTCTTGCCTTCATGCGCGGCCGTACCTTGGCGCATGCCGCTGTTATCCTCGACGAGGCGCAGAACACCACGCCGATGCAGATGAAGATGTTCCTGACGCGTCTTGGCGAGAACTCGCGCATGATTGTCACCGGCGATCCGACCCAGATCGACCTTCCTCCGAGCACCAAATCGGGCTTGGTCGAGGCCTTGCGTGTCCTCGACGGCGTGGCCGGCGCGGTAACCGTGCGCTTCAACGATGTCGACGTCGTTCGCCATCCGCTGGTGGCGGAGATCGTCAGGGCCTATGACCGCGATGCCAAACTGGCGCGGGGCCTCGGCGCGGAGAATTGA